The following are encoded in a window of Pseudomonadota bacterium genomic DNA:
- the rsmA gene encoding 16S rRNA (adenine(1518)-N(6)/adenine(1519)-N(6))-dimethyltransferase RsmA, with protein sequence MASQVAKKRFSQNFLRDGRVVADIVEAGNFSAADVVIEIGPGYGALTNEVLKKIPRLTAIEVDRDAVQYLQSKFSDDRLKVLEADCLDIDLADLGSSLRLLGNLPYHISTPILFHIDAGMNSIKDAMFMLQREVVDRLVASPGSSSYGKLSIMMQLGWEIEKLFDVSPEAFDPKPKVWSSILYLRPRINAYDVDRLTFRRIVFGAFSKRRKTLRNALRGIVSEKQLECAAIDPDQRPETLSVDDYVRLSNIISQT encoded by the coding sequence GTTGCGAAAAAAAGATTTAGTCAAAACTTTTTACGCGATGGTCGCGTTGTCGCAGACATTGTGGAAGCAGGTAATTTTTCTGCTGCAGATGTCGTTATTGAAATTGGTCCAGGGTACGGTGCGCTCACAAATGAGGTATTAAAAAAAATTCCCAGATTGACCGCAATTGAAGTGGATCGGGATGCAGTTCAATATTTGCAATCAAAATTCTCAGACGATCGTTTGAAAGTTCTAGAGGCCGATTGCCTCGATATTGATTTGGCAGATTTGGGCTCTTCGTTAAGACTTTTAGGAAATTTGCCTTACCATATTTCGACGCCCATTCTATTTCATATAGATGCCGGCATGAACAGCATCAAAGATGCAATGTTTATGTTGCAACGAGAGGTAGTTGACCGACTGGTTGCTAGTCCGGGGTCATCTAGCTATGGAAAGTTAAGCATTATGATGCAGCTTGGTTGGGAGATCGAGAAGTTATTTGATGTTTCACCCGAAGCATTTGATCCTAAGCCTAAAGTTTGGTCTTCAATTTTGTATCTAAGGCCAAGGATCAATGCTTATGATGTGGATCGATTGACCTTTCGGCGCATTGTGTTCGGGGCATTTTCTAAAAGGCGCAAAACACTGCGCAATGCTCTGAGGGGAATTGTTTCAGAGAAGCAATTAGAATGTGCTGCTATTGATCCAGATCAAAGGCCTGAAACTTTATCGGTGGATGATTATGTCCGTTTATCCAATATTATTTCGCAGACCTAA